The nucleotide window GCTTATGCCCCAAGTCAATTCCAAACCTATAAATAcactcttctttttttttttcttttcttcattcatAAGTTCATTTTTTTCGATATTAAATTTCTCAACAATCACAAAAGAGACAACATATATTCAAATTGAAACTATGGCATCTGGTGGAACAGAAGCTTTTCCAGACTTAGGTAAACATTGCCAGCATGTTGATTGTCACCAGCTTGATTTCCTTCCTTTCACATGTGATGGCTGCAAACAGGTATTTTcctttcatttattattttgatatttatacaaaattTCCGATTAGTTCTATATTTGACTGAACGATTATTGATTAGGTTTTACttattttgtgaaaataatttagattaCTAAAACCTCTCTAATTCTCTCAATCTAAGGGTTAAGATGAAATTGTATTGATTGAGTTAACAATTAAGAATTAATTCATGACAACCTACTTAGGTTGACCTGATGGTGTTGGCTTCAGATCTttgagtgtgctcctctcaatATCCGAGATTCAATTCGTCAATTTCGGTAGACTAGTTtagcttaaaaaaatatttaattcttAATTAATAGGTGCCCGCGCGCGAAAACTAGAGGAACTTGCATTATGTTCTTATTGTATTTCAATTTATCTTGTACTGTTTTGTAGTATAATCAAATATGTTGGTCTGGTCAAGATTTGGAATTCAGTTTTGACTTGTCTGATGATGTGAGCTTAATTATCcatgttaaaataataaaatatgttacGTTTCTGCATGTTCAAATGTGTCAAATCATGTGGTTGAATTCACGTGATTAATAAACTTCATGTAAGATTGAATCGATCGAAAACACCTGAGTTTGGTCTTTGACTAAAACAACTTTGGTCAGTTAATTCATTGAGTAGTGTAGTTTCCAATTACAAAATTTTTGGTACGTTAATCAATGAATACTAGTAATTtataagtttgataaatatgaaacaGAAAAGTGATTAACATAATTTATAATGACAGGTATTTTGTGTGGAACATAGATCCTATAAGTCACATGAATGTCCAAAACCAGACCACAACAGCAGAAAAGTGGTTGTTTGCGAAGAATGTTCCATGTCTATGGAGATCAGAGGCAACATGGGAGAAAACGAAGAGGCAATCTTAAAGAAACACCGCAGTTCAGGGAAGTGTGACCCTAGCAAGAAGAAGAAACCGACTTGCCCTGTGAAGCGTTGCAAGGAGATTTTGACGTTTTCTAACACAAGTACTTGTAAAACTTGCCACATTAAGGTGTGTCTCAAGCACCGATTTTCTGCTGATCATGCTTGCAGTAAAGGAGATTCATCTTCTTTAACAACTACTGCTGGAAATGGAAGGTGGAATAATAGGTTTATGGCTGCTTTGGCTTCAAGAAATGGTCAAGATTGTGGCAAAAAATCTGGATCTCGTTCTACTACTTCTCCTCCTAGTAATCCTTCTGTTAAGGCTTGTTGATTCGATATGGCTAATAACTTAATGTGTAATACAGGTGATTCTTGCTCTGTTTGATGTATGTTGAATGATACACTGCTTTTTTAAGTGCAATTTTAATGTTCAAACTTACATTACAtctaaaaaatactataaatagTTTCTCAGACGTTAGACTCTTTATCTCTCAGCCGTTAGATTAATCAAATGACAACAATTTCGTTGAAAAAATGGTTTGATATTGAAATCCATTGTTTCGAGAAGTGTTTAGGATTTTATGAACAActgtttattttgtttctcaTGAGTTCCCTCAACAAAATGTAATCATTTTCAAAGCATTGTCGAACATTTAAACGAACACCTCATAACTAGGATTCACTCATTAGTTCAGCACATTGCGGAAGTCTAACCCCTTGTGCTATATCCCACTATCGTTGACAAGAAAGATTGGTTTTACAATTCAAGagttttgttttagattttaagAGTTTGGTTTACCAATTCAGTTAAGTACTTACTTATGTGTAAACCAATTTTACAATCTTATTGAAGAATGACCATGTATAATGGTACATTACTTTTAAGTGCAATTTGAATGTTAGAACTTACATTACATTCAGAAATTACCATAACAACTTAAATTTTTCGATATCTATAAAGATATGAAACTATATAAAGGAGCTTAATCTTAGTATCAGCAGccaaaaaatgaaagttgtgaAATGAAAGAGATCTGTGACAAAGTATGGGTTAGGCCATTTATAAGGGGCacagataaaaaaattacatgtgaTTTTCGGTACATATACATATTGTTACACCTTTCTCTTCccttgttttttcaaaagatACAGTTTGAAATGCTAACTCAAGTACATTGATACACAATAATCTTTGTTACATATTTGCTGTTGATTCTTTAATTTCATCCAAGGTGATAGTCTGCAAGGCAAGAAAATGTTGCATTAAAATTAAGAGAAGAAAACATAACATTCTAATCAAAAtctgtttgttttgtttgtgtcagaatcaaaatcaaacaaacagAATCACAGAATTACCTGTTCATCGCCGGCAAAATCGTTATCAGGAGTGAGAAAAAGCATGCAATGGCACTCCTTTCTATCAAACAAAACCACAATGAGTTAAGAAAACAATATTCTAGGGGAACAATTTAGAGCTTAACTTAAATCACAGAGAATAATATTCATTAtttcacatatatattttttaattgattattcTACATTTCTTGACAAATAACATGTTTAGAGCTGAAGCTATACCGCTTTTAACCAATATATAAACTGAGAAAACTGAGAAAGTCACTCAGGTACTAACCCTGATAACAAAAGTAtgaattactccctccggtatAACTTTATTGATTCGTTGAATAAATGATGTACTTGGTCTATATTCTAgacaagatacattaattactcaatgaatctaaaaagtcaaagttttcttataaataggaccggagggagtataaaataCGATCATGGCTATGAATGCTCTGTTTGATACAGTTGTTTCATAGGTAAATGTGTAATTTTCAATTCTCCATTTTGATAAAATCAATAcctttaaacaaaatataagtGTCATTAATCGCAGATCCCAGAAAATAtcagtttgtttaaattttactCTGCTATAGTCTCTATTTGACAATACTTTGTAGTCAATAGTGTATCACATAATATAACAAACATATGCTTGTTATATTACATAACTTGATACTTGTTGTGTAGCTTTGAACTTGATAACTTAAGGTCTGAGAAGGAAAATAAGTAATAGCCAGTAGTAAAGATGTGTCTACCTCTCTCTCATGGGAACACACGGGCAATTCCAAAATCCTTGCGCAGCCTCAGCAGCTTTATCGTCGTAATGCCTAAAACAGAGATTTTGAGCGTAAGCTTAGGAATTCAGAAGACATAAAACACTTATCAAACCTATGTATGCAACCACACTGCCAGAACTATAGAATAAAGACACAAAATTGTCTTTGCAACAAGGCAGTGTTATCAATTTTGGACAGCAGAAAATAGCAGATTGTTAAAACTCCGCTATACAATAGTGCTATTggacaacattttgtactaaatagcataTCGCAGGACAAAAGCAGTTTGTCAAAATTCTGCTACGTTATAGGGGTAAGGCGTCACTATAGCTGCTATTTAATAACACTACAACAAGGTAAAACAACAAGTATTTACCGGCAAGGGCAGAGTGGTGCACCCAATGAATCTTTATGGTCAGCCAGACCCTATTCCAAAGTAGAAAAATAATATCAGTAAGAAACATTAATTCCCAAAGTAAATATCTATTATCAGTTGTATGCATACACGGATAAAGTGAAGTACTGAAGTTTCATATGCCTATCAACAACGACAATCCGGAAAACTCATTTTCGAACTTAGTACAATTTCATCCCAGCATAACAAACTCGGTGGTTCAATTAATTTTCCCTTCATTTCCATACTTGCTTTTCCGCTGCCAAGATGTATAGGAAAATTTTCTTAACTAGTTTCTCAATTATGCAGATTCTGGCTTAGAAATGAAAACGCGATATTATGTGTTGACAATGATAAAACAAGCTAGATAGTTTATACAACATTCTGCATTTCAAACCATGTAATCTAATAAAATTTTAGTTCCTCGTGCCTGACACATGATCAGTTGTGCAACTAGGAGCATATAAAAGTGGTATTTTCCGTTAAAAAACAGAGGATCATAACAAAATTCACACAGGGTGCTCTAAAACCAGAAGATCAAAACAGGGGatcaaaacaaaattcacacCCTGTGTGAATTTGAGTAATGTTCAACAAATAAGTACCATGAGAAggtgatttttgaattaatacAAAATATCAACATGCCAAAAgacttaatataaaaaagaaacgTTGTGTTTGGTCAAAATTTTCCTAAGTGTACTTCGGGTATTACAATATAAAATTGCAGAAACAGTGTTCCATAATCATCATCCACAAATTAGTGTAGTGTTCTATAATGTAATGTTTCTCACAAAAAACTTGCTACACAGTGAGCAAGTAGCTTACCCTTATCCattccaaaaatttaaattaggtTCGATCATCGTCAATGCATTACAGGATAATCATACAACAAGCAGAGACAGATCTACGTCTATCACTGGTGGGGGCAAATGCAACTTGACATTCACTTCAAATTCTTGCATTTATACTTCGGCCCTTTAAAAATTTGGGTTGGGCCTAACTCGGCCATTACCAAAACTGGCTTATGGAGCGGACTATCCACCACTAATAAATACATTTTCAGACCATATCTGACTAAATGTGGGACTTCTCTCATCAGACACATTCtagtatattatttatattctcAATATTATATGTGTGAGTATTTCCCCCATAACGTAAAACTTCTAGGTCTGTCACTACTTACAAAATCCTAAAAAACCAACTAGAAACATATAGCGGcagaaaaacataacatttgAAACCAATACAGAGCTCAAAAAACAAGTTGAGAAAGAAGGACAACAACACCCATCATTTTGATCGCTAAGTAATTTAAGTATCGGTAAACTCAGCATTCCCGAATTCCAAGTTGAATAATGGAAATAACATATACGAGCACAATCTGGAACACTAAATTGAATTCAAACAATCAATATTATACTAATCCCTTGttcaaaaatattatactaaTCCAAGTAGCACCTAgtagtataaatatatatatgtacacTGCACTGACACACCACAAAAACAGGTAAAGAtcccacacacaaaaaaaaattaattgcaaGTAGAAATAAGCCCTTTATGAAAATGAAACGAAACATTGCCAACAATAATGAATCTCCCATGGCTCACgtttaacaaaacttcaaaagTTTCATTGCAAGACAGCCAAGACTTGATGCAACAATATTTGCATCAACAACTAAATGAATATGAAACTGCAATTTATATTTGGCAGTGTGTGCTAATCAAACAAGAAGCagataaaaaatagagaatgtACCTTGATAACAACAGCAGTTACTCCTTTGTCCGAACAAAAGAACGTTCCTGATTTACGGGCATATTGCTCTGAGAACTTCCGCATAATTTCAACTGATTTATCAGATGGTTCCACTGAAAGAACCAGCACATTATTTCTatagaaatgaaattttatCAAATCACCGAAATTGAAAGCACAGCAACAGAATTTGGCCACAGAAAACTGACATCAAATAGAGAAagttaaataaaacaataggGCCACGGTTTCCAGCAATGTTATAAAGGTTGAACCAGTTACATCCCAAGACAAGTACTAGGTTAATAGGTCATTGGTCGATCAGTGAATCACCGGCTAAACCggtatatattttaaaagttcaacAAGCACATAAGCAATAAGTTTCATacttcaaatattaaaaaatatttataccaTACTTGTCAATTCATGCCATGCTAGTTCAATAATCATATGcaaatttgtatttaatataGAACATCATTTATAACCTATTAAGCACAAGCATATAAACGGACACATAAGGTAGACGTCAACATTCACACATGCGcgctcacacacacacacatgagCATCCTTTTAAAAACGTTAAATTTCGGTATCAACTATGTCCTTTTTCATTTCTAGCCAAAATTGAAGTTCCGGTTAGGCTTTCTGGCCGCGTCCAAGCTATGTTGAGTCCAAAAAAGTTACTTTTAAATTCCTACACCAGAATGGAGTGTCTGACACGCATCAAATACTCAGACCCCTTCAATATGAAGTGTCAAATTATAACCATCAACAATTTTATGAGAACAATTTACTACTTGACAATATctttcatcatcattattatatttttctaatttcataTATCTAATATCAGTCATGGTACAAGAATTGGTCAGTTCAAGCTGATttccaaaacaatttttcttagaaaagaaaactaatttatttttattatttacaaCTCCACAGGTTTGCACATGTGCAGCTGACAACATTCCTTTTACATGTTCAAACTTCTGCCAGAACCCAAAAAGCTTTCAAATTTGACAAACATAAAGTTAAACATCAAAACCCACTTCCCGAGGTAGCAAATAAGTGCATGATTGGTTCCgcacaaaattgattttgaatgaattgattttacttaaaagtgagttgaatgtaaagtgGTGTGTTTGGATTCATTTACGTAAAAGTGAATTGAACAATAAACTTCATAGTGAAAATCACGTTTAGACTCAAGCCACAAATCTTAACTTCATGTTAGAATCAATTCaggaggcaaaatcaattctactcaaGAGCAACCAAACATATCAAAACATATACTACACCTCCATAATCAATTATGACTGCCCCAAGCATGGAACCAAACATAGGATGTATGTTTGGCATCACTATTAGAAtggtcaaaattgattctatAAGTGTAGAACTGATTCAAACATGTTCGATTACTTtcgagtagaattgattttgccttcAAAATTGATTCAACTTGAAGCTAAAAACTGAAGcttttgattctagaattgattttaacactcaaatttatttgttcaacTC belongs to Medicago truncatula cultivar Jemalong A17 chromosome 6, MtrunA17r5.0-ANR, whole genome shotgun sequence and includes:
- the LOC25495242 gene encoding zinc finger AN1 domain-containing stress-associated protein 12, with translation MASGGTEAFPDLGKHCQHVDCHQLDFLPFTCDGCKQVFCVEHRSYKSHECPKPDHNSRKVVVCEECSMSMEIRGNMGENEEAILKKHRSSGKCDPSKKKKPTCPVKRCKEILTFSNTSTCKTCHIKVCLKHRFSADHACSKGDSSSLTTTAGNGRWNNRFMAALASRNGQDCGKKSGSRSTTSPPSNPSVKAC
- the LOC25495243 gene encoding ferredoxin-thioredoxin reductase catalytic chain, chloroplastic — translated: MTSQASTFAVSVSSAPSPLRRRRTFPVVRAQLEPSDKSVEIMRKFSEQYARKSGTFFCSDKGVTAVVIKGLADHKDSLGAPLCPCRHYDDKAAEAAQGFWNCPCVPMRERKECHCMLFLTPDNDFAGDEQTITLDEIKESTANM